One Lactobacillus sp. ESL0785 DNA window includes the following coding sequences:
- a CDS encoding type II toxin-antitoxin system YafQ family toxin, with product MLNIKVTAKFRKDVKRCNKQGLPMTQLKLVIHELEQNHVLPSNYKNHALDGTYSNYLECHIKPDWLLIYQITQTTLALIRTGSHAELFKK from the coding sequence ATGTTAAATATTAAGGTTACAGCTAAGTTTAGGAAAGACGTCAAGCGGTGTAATAAGCAAGGGTTACCAATGACTCAACTTAAGTTAGTTATTCATGAACTAGAACAAAATCATGTCCTGCCCTCTAATTATAAAAATCATGCTTTAGATGGAACTTACTCTAATTATCTTGAATGTCATATAAAGCCAGATTGGTTGTTAATCTATCAAATTACTCAAACAACTTTGGCTCTTATTAGAACAGGCAGTCATGCAGAATTATTTAAAAAATAG
- a CDS encoding restriction endonuclease subunit S: MSKDTNVPRIRFKGFTNAWERHRVGDIGKIIMGQSPNSKNYTTDSSYYVLVQGKADIKNNKICPRVWTKQVTKLAKTNDILFTVRAPVGEVYKASLDVVIGRGMASIKANNFIFQRLKLLNQTNYWSRISSGSTFESISSKELENTEIKITTIKEQKEISYLLESVDILLTLQERKLKLYKQLKKYLLQKMFANEQEKAPQIRFKGFEEDWKKKKLGEIMEVSSVKRVHQSDWTNKGVRFFRARDIVSISKHIEPSEKIYIPFELYNKLSKISGKVKLGDLIVTGVGSIGIPLLIRDTNPIYFKDGNIIWFKNSGKIFGEFFYYSFIGNSIQKYIHISSGSGTVVTYTINSGKITPIRLPKYEEQVKVGSTLKRINENINFNMNKNKFFKQLKQYLLQNLFC; the protein is encoded by the coding sequence ATGAGTAAAGATACTAATGTACCGCGGATTAGGTTTAAGGGATTCACTAACGCTTGGGAACGGCATAGAGTTGGAGATATTGGAAAAATCATAATGGGACAATCTCCTAATTCGAAGAATTATACTACAGATTCAAGTTATTATGTTTTAGTACAAGGAAAAGCTGATATTAAAAATAACAAAATTTGTCCTAGGGTATGGACAAAGCAAGTTACAAAATTGGCGAAGACAAATGATATACTTTTTACTGTTCGTGCACCTGTGGGAGAGGTATATAAAGCAAGTCTAGATGTGGTTATAGGTCGAGGTATGGCTTCAATTAAGGCGAATAACTTTATTTTTCAAAGACTTAAACTATTGAACCAAACTAATTATTGGTCAAGAATTAGTTCCGGATCAACTTTCGAAAGCATAAGCTCTAAGGAGCTAGAAAATACTGAAATTAAGATTACTACAATTAAAGAGCAAAAAGAAATATCTTATTTATTAGAATCGGTTGACATTCTTCTAACTCTCCAAGAACGTAAGCTAAAACTGTATAAACAACTCAAGAAATATTTGCTTCAAAAGATGTTTGCCAATGAACAGGAAAAAGCTCCACAAATTAGATTTAAAGGATTTGAGGAAGACTGGAAAAAGAAAAAATTAGGTGAAATTATGGAAGTTTCATCAGTAAAACGAGTTCATCAATCTGATTGGACAAACAAGGGAGTTAGATTTTTTAGAGCAAGAGACATAGTGTCTATTTCAAAACATATTGAACCAAGTGAAAAAATATATATTCCTTTTGAACTTTATAATAAGCTTTCAAAAATATCAGGAAAAGTAAAATTAGGTGATTTAATTGTTACTGGAGTAGGCTCTATAGGTATACCTCTATTAATAAGAGATACCAACCCAATTTATTTTAAAGATGGTAATATTATTTGGTTTAAAAATAGCGGAAAAATTTTTGGTGAATTCTTTTACTATTCTTTTATTGGAAACAGCATTCAAAAATATATTCATATCTCATCCGGCTCAGGAACTGTAGTAACATATACCATTAACAGTGGTAAAATAACCCCTATTAGACTTCCTAAATACGAAGAACAAGTCAAAGTAGGTAGTACATTAAAGAGAATTAACGAAAATATAAATTTTAATATGAATAAAAACAAATTTTTCAAACAGCTTAAACAATACCTTCTTCAAAACTTATTCTGCTAA
- a CDS encoding type II toxin-antitoxin system RelB/DinJ family antitoxin: MNKTLQARMDGKLMDEAEGILKDLGLNRSTALKIFYQQIVWNNGLPFAVKKPEIPNEETLDAMHEDLSKTKTYDNSDELWHDLGI, encoded by the coding sequence ATGAATAAAACTTTACAGGCCCGAATGGATGGTAAACTTATGGATGAGGCAGAAGGTATCTTAAAAGATTTAGGACTTAATCGTTCAACTGCCTTGAAAATTTTTTATCAACAAATTGTATGGAATAATGGGTTGCCTTTTGCAGTTAAAAAACCTGAAATCCCAAATGAAGAAACGTTAGATGCGATGCATGAAGATTTATCTAAGACTAAGACTTACGATAATTCAGATGAATTATGGCATGACTTGGGCATTTAA